In a genomic window of Demequina muriae:
- a CDS encoding LLM class flavin-dependent oxidoreductase, translated as MSARLSVLDLAPIAPGETPADSFRHSVALAQAAEAAGYERVWYAEHHNMERIASSATSVLIAHIAAHTESIRLGAGGVMLPNHSPLAIAEQFGTLAELHPGRIDLGLGRAPGGDRAVFGALRRDPAASDRFPQDVVELQGYLSDESRVHGVVATPGKGTHVPLYILGSSLFGAQLAAQLGLPYAFASHFAPAALHDAVAAYRAGFQPSDQLAQPYVIAGANAFAGSDEADAREQFAHARRWRVRGMIQRGTQAREYSDEEIDAFLATPQGQQLADMMRYTAIGTGDEVNTWLDDFASEVGADEVIVAHSAMSADARVESVRLTARA; from the coding sequence ATGTCCGCACGTCTGTCCGTTCTCGACCTCGCGCCCATCGCGCCGGGTGAGACCCCCGCCGATTCGTTCCGTCACTCCGTGGCGCTTGCCCAGGCCGCAGAGGCCGCCGGGTACGAGCGCGTCTGGTACGCCGAGCACCACAACATGGAGCGCATCGCGTCGTCGGCCACGAGCGTGCTGATCGCCCACATCGCGGCGCACACCGAGTCGATCCGACTGGGCGCGGGCGGCGTCATGCTGCCCAACCACTCTCCGCTGGCCATCGCCGAGCAGTTCGGCACCCTCGCCGAGCTCCACCCCGGCCGCATCGACCTCGGGCTCGGCCGCGCGCCCGGCGGCGACCGCGCCGTGTTCGGCGCGCTGCGCCGCGACCCCGCCGCATCGGACCGGTTCCCGCAGGACGTCGTCGAACTCCAGGGATACCTGAGCGACGAGTCACGCGTGCACGGTGTCGTCGCCACGCCCGGCAAGGGCACCCACGTGCCGCTGTACATCCTCGGATCGTCTCTCTTCGGCGCGCAGCTCGCGGCACAGCTGGGCCTGCCCTACGCGTTCGCGTCCCACTTCGCCCCGGCCGCGCTGCACGATGCGGTCGCCGCGTACCGCGCGGGCTTCCAGCCGTCGGATCAGCTGGCGCAGCCGTACGTGATCGCCGGCGCCAACGCCTTCGCCGGCTCCGACGAGGCCGATGCGCGCGAGCAGTTCGCGCACGCGCGCCGCTGGCGCGTGCGCGGCATGATCCAGCGTGGCACTCAGGCGCGCGAGTACTCGGACGAAGAGATCGACGCGTTCCTGGCGACGCCTCAGGGCCAGCAGCTGGCGGACATGATGCGCTACACCGCCATCGGCACCGGCGACGAGGTGAACACGTGGCTCGACGACTTCGCCAGCGAGGTGGGCGCGGACGAGGTCATCGTGGCGCACAGCGCGATGAGCGCCGATGCACGAGTGGAGTCGGTGCGACTCACGGCACGGGCCTAG
- a CDS encoding pyridoxal phosphate-dependent decarboxylase family protein, whose product MTTTDPLIRVHTNPLSLARSRERIGLITEAARRAGSYVASATHRPVYPAAEAVAALDAFRRPLQDAPIPAREVLAELDAFGSPATVVSTHGRYFGFVNGGTDPAAHAASILAGAWDQNVGGTIMSPAAAVLDEVARGWVIDALGLPSTAAGAFNAGATVANLTGIIAARDALYARQGRDVGRDGLAGAPALRIIVGEEVHASALKALRLAGFGEAQIERVPTDRTGAIIAEEFPTDTDASTLVLLQAGNVNTGASDPFHEIIPGVRERGGWVHVDGAFGLWAAASPRLREQVRGVELADSWATDAHKWLNVPYDSGFVAVRDPRDLERAMAGTAAYLSAADDAPMHRGIQMSQRARAVETWAMLASHGRDGLAELIEGSCAHAQRFASLLTAGGAELLAPVALNQVLVAFGDERETAAVIAALQEDGTTWAGSSVWKGRSAMRISVSDAATTRDDVEAAAAAMLRCWRAVRR is encoded by the coding sequence ATGACCACCACCGACCCCCTCATTCGGGTGCACACGAACCCGCTGTCCCTCGCTCGCTCTCGCGAGCGCATCGGCCTCATCACCGAGGCCGCCAGGCGCGCCGGGTCGTACGTCGCCAGCGCGACGCACCGCCCGGTGTATCCGGCCGCCGAGGCGGTCGCAGCGCTCGACGCCTTCCGTCGACCATTGCAAGATGCGCCGATTCCGGCCCGCGAGGTGCTCGCGGAGCTCGACGCCTTCGGCTCGCCCGCCACCGTCGTCTCCACTCACGGCAGGTACTTCGGCTTCGTGAACGGCGGCACCGATCCCGCCGCTCACGCCGCGTCGATCCTTGCCGGGGCGTGGGACCAGAACGTGGGAGGCACCATCATGTCGCCCGCCGCCGCCGTCCTCGATGAGGTCGCGCGCGGTTGGGTGATCGACGCGCTGGGCCTGCCCTCCACGGCCGCCGGCGCGTTCAACGCGGGAGCAACCGTCGCGAACCTCACCGGCATCATCGCCGCTCGCGACGCGCTCTACGCACGCCAGGGCCGGGACGTCGGGAGAGACGGTCTCGCCGGCGCCCCGGCCCTGCGCATCATCGTCGGGGAGGAGGTGCACGCGTCCGCGCTCAAGGCGCTGCGGCTCGCGGGATTCGGCGAGGCGCAGATCGAGCGCGTTCCCACCGACCGCACCGGCGCCATCATCGCCGAGGAGTTTCCCACCGACACGGACGCGTCGACCCTCGTGCTGCTCCAGGCGGGCAACGTCAACACCGGCGCCTCCGACCCCTTCCACGAGATCATCCCGGGCGTCCGCGAGCGCGGCGGGTGGGTCCACGTCGACGGCGCATTCGGACTGTGGGCGGCGGCGTCGCCCCGGCTGCGGGAGCAGGTGCGCGGGGTCGAGCTGGCCGACTCGTGGGCGACCGACGCCCATAAGTGGCTCAATGTGCCGTACGACTCGGGCTTCGTCGCGGTGCGGGATCCGCGCGACCTCGAGCGCGCCATGGCCGGCACGGCCGCGTACCTGAGCGCCGCCGACGACGCACCGATGCACCGCGGCATCCAGATGTCTCAACGCGCCCGCGCGGTCGAGACCTGGGCGATGCTCGCGTCGCACGGCCGCGACGGGCTCGCCGAGCTCATCGAAGGCTCGTGCGCGCATGCCCAGCGCTTCGCCTCGCTGCTGACGGCTGGCGGCGCGGAGCTGCTCGCTCCGGTCGCGCTCAACCAGGTGCTGGTGGCCTTCGGCGACGAGCGCGAGACGGCGGCGGTGATCGCCGCACTTCAGGAGGACGGCACCACCTGGGCGGGATCCTCGGTCTGGAAGGGCCGCTCCGCGATGCGCATCTCGGTCTCCGACGCGGCGACCACGCGCGACGATGTGGAGGCCGCTGCCGCGGCGATGCTGAGGTGCTGGCGAGCGGTCCGCCGCTGA
- a CDS encoding magnesium transporter MgtE N-terminal domain-containing protein, whose amino-acid sequence MSTSAERVYVARLAGTTVFDPIGDAVGRVRDVVILLRRSAAPVAVGLVVEVPGRRRVFLPLTRVTSIVPGQVICTGVLNLRRFKARASETLAIAELFERSVTLKDGGDKALIEDVAIEPMRGGTWAVSKLYVRKAARRKGVLGFSRRGEAVVVEIDEVTGLMRRDEVQGAHLVIQTFADHKPADLAAALMEMSPERSAEIAAALDDERLADVLEELPEDEQIALLGTLQSDRAADVLEAMDRDDAADLLGDLPAAQAQALLQLMEPEDAEQVRQLLGYEDDTAGGLMTTEPVIVGPETSVASCLSLVRKQEMPPALASMVFVVRPPLETPTGRYIGLVHLQRLLREAPHELIGSYVDPAIEPLGAQDSLAEVSRRMAAYDILALPVVDEDHRLLGAISIDDVLDHLLPRDWREHVDEHLDESEKPGVA is encoded by the coding sequence ATGAGCACCTCAGCCGAGCGGGTCTACGTCGCGCGCCTCGCGGGCACGACCGTCTTCGACCCCATCGGCGATGCCGTGGGCCGGGTGCGCGACGTCGTGATCCTGCTGCGCAGGAGCGCCGCGCCGGTGGCCGTGGGTCTGGTGGTCGAGGTTCCAGGGCGGCGCCGCGTGTTCCTGCCCCTCACGCGCGTGACGTCGATCGTGCCGGGCCAGGTGATCTGCACCGGCGTGCTGAACCTGCGCCGGTTCAAGGCGCGCGCGTCGGAGACCCTCGCCATCGCGGAGCTGTTCGAACGGTCCGTCACGCTCAAGGACGGCGGAGACAAGGCCCTCATCGAGGATGTCGCCATCGAGCCGATGCGCGGCGGCACCTGGGCGGTGTCGAAGCTCTATGTGCGCAAGGCCGCGAGGCGCAAGGGCGTGCTCGGGTTCTCCCGGCGCGGCGAGGCCGTCGTGGTCGAGATCGACGAGGTCACCGGGCTGATGCGACGCGACGAGGTCCAGGGCGCGCACCTCGTGATCCAGACGTTCGCCGACCACAAGCCTGCCGACCTGGCGGCCGCGCTGATGGAGATGTCCCCCGAACGCTCCGCCGAGATCGCGGCCGCGCTCGATGACGAGCGCCTGGCCGACGTGCTGGAGGAGCTGCCGGAGGACGAGCAGATCGCGCTGCTCGGCACGCTGCAGTCCGACCGCGCCGCGGACGTCCTCGAGGCCATGGACCGCGACGACGCCGCCGACCTTTTGGGCGACCTGCCCGCCGCGCAGGCACAGGCGCTGCTCCAGCTCATGGAGCCGGAGGACGCCGAGCAGGTGCGTCAGCTGCTCGGCTACGAGGACGACACCGCTGGCGGACTGATGACCACCGAGCCGGTGATCGTGGGCCCCGAGACCTCGGTCGCCAGCTGCCTGTCGCTGGTGCGCAAGCAGGAGATGCCGCCCGCGCTCGCGTCCATGGTGTTCGTGGTGAGGCCACCCCTCGAGACTCCGACGGGCCGGTACATCGGCCTGGTGCATCTTCAGCGTCTGCTGCGCGAGGCGCCGCACGAGCTCATCGGCTCGTACGTGGACCCCGCGATCGAGCCGCTCGGAGCGCAGGACTCCCTGGCGGAGGTGTCGCGACGCATGGCCGCGTACGACATCCTCGCCCTGCCCGTCGTCGACGAGGACCACCGCCTCCTGGGCGCCATCTCGATCGACGACGTGCTCGACCACCTGCTGCCCCGCGACTGGCGCGAGCACGTGGACGAGCACCTCGACGAGTCAGAGAAGCCGGGGGTGGCGTAA
- a CDS encoding DUF1003 domain-containing protein: MADRLDRPKAENHRFGLRRPRKSDRFGAISEGIARFLGTPRFLVYLTVFVIVWLIWNTWAPEGLRFDNAANGYTALTLMLSLQASYAAPLILLAQNRQDDRDRVSAEQDRQRAERSLADTEYLAREVASLRQAINETATRDFVRSELRSLLEDLQDLDRNAGDERRR, encoded by the coding sequence GTGGCCGACCGTCTCGACCGCCCCAAGGCCGAGAACCATCGGTTCGGGCTGCGCCGCCCGCGCAAGTCCGACAGGTTCGGAGCGATCTCCGAGGGCATCGCCCGGTTCCTGGGCACGCCCAGATTCCTGGTGTACCTCACGGTGTTCGTCATCGTCTGGCTCATCTGGAACACGTGGGCGCCCGAGGGGCTGCGCTTCGACAACGCCGCCAACGGCTACACCGCGCTCACGCTGATGCTGTCTCTCCAGGCCTCCTACGCGGCGCCGCTGATTCTGTTGGCGCAGAACCGGCAGGACGACCGGGACCGTGTCTCGGCCGAGCAGGACCGCCAGCGCGCCGAGCGCTCGCTCGCGGACACCGAGTACCTGGCGCGCGAAGTCGCCTCGCTGCGGCAGGCGATCAACGAGACTGCCACCCGCGACTTCGTCCGTTCCGAGCTGCGGTCGCTGCTCGAGGATCTTCAGGATCTCGACAGGAACGCAGGGGACGAACGGCGACGCTGA
- a CDS encoding PLP-dependent aminotransferase family protein, which produces MRTTADQLRDVLDHWQSGTGPLYAQLADAIVSLAEAGSLDYGTKLPSERALATSLHLSRNTVTAAYQRLRDEEWLEVRAGAAPTLGSRARGLDAMSDEDRFAKILPTGRAPLVSLSSACPPPAPIVTEALRDPGAMLDGVPALGTGYAALGDPELVSAIVDHLRSRGIPAEPDEVVVTAGGQQAVWLAITAVAGPQCPVALESVTYPGVFDAISAAGSRPLALPMTPAGLDVTASAKLLRAARPDVAYVTTFHNPTGTAMAEEDAARLVAAASAVGTTVIDDRITGDLALDGQVRRPLATHEGGENVITIGGLSKVFWGGMRIGWLHTNATLAAQLRHRKAAMDLGSPALFQRLAYRFLTEHYEETVRWRIESMRESLAATVEAIDEHGLDWRFTQPQGGPCLWVELPDGGVERFASRAADAGVPVAPASAFEVVPGAAGAHFRLPFYLPPEEMRLGVKVLAQRAA; this is translated from the coding sequence ATGCGCACCACAGCCGATCAGCTCCGCGACGTTCTCGACCACTGGCAGTCCGGGACCGGACCGCTCTATGCCCAACTGGCCGATGCGATCGTGTCGCTCGCGGAGGCCGGGTCCCTCGACTACGGGACCAAGCTCCCATCGGAGCGCGCGCTCGCGACGAGCCTGCACCTGTCGCGCAACACGGTGACCGCGGCATACCAGCGCCTGCGTGACGAGGAATGGCTCGAGGTGCGCGCCGGCGCCGCTCCCACACTCGGATCGCGCGCCCGGGGACTGGATGCGATGAGCGACGAGGATCGTTTCGCCAAGATCCTTCCCACGGGACGTGCACCGCTCGTGAGTCTCAGCTCCGCGTGCCCGCCACCGGCGCCCATCGTCACGGAGGCGCTGCGGGACCCCGGTGCGATGCTCGACGGCGTGCCCGCGCTGGGGACCGGCTATGCGGCGCTCGGCGACCCCGAGCTGGTGTCCGCGATCGTCGACCACCTCCGTTCGCGCGGCATCCCCGCGGAGCCGGACGAGGTGGTGGTCACCGCAGGCGGGCAGCAGGCGGTCTGGCTCGCGATCACCGCAGTCGCGGGGCCGCAGTGCCCGGTGGCGCTCGAGTCCGTGACCTATCCGGGGGTGTTCGACGCCATCTCCGCCGCCGGGTCCCGGCCGCTCGCCCTGCCCATGACCCCGGCCGGGCTCGACGTGACGGCCTCCGCGAAGCTGCTGCGGGCCGCTCGGCCCGACGTCGCCTACGTCACCACCTTCCACAACCCCACCGGCACCGCCATGGCGGAGGAGGACGCTGCGCGACTGGTCGCCGCCGCATCGGCCGTGGGCACCACCGTCATCGACGACCGCATCACCGGAGACCTCGCCCTCGACGGGCAGGTGCGGCGGCCGCTCGCGACTCATGAGGGCGGGGAGAACGTCATCACCATCGGGGGCTTGAGCAAGGTGTTCTGGGGCGGCATGCGCATCGGCTGGCTGCACACCAACGCGACGCTGGCCGCGCAGCTCCGACACCGCAAGGCCGCGATGGACCTCGGCAGCCCGGCGCTGTTCCAGCGTCTCGCGTACCGGTTCCTGACCGAGCACTACGAGGAGACCGTGCGATGGCGCATCGAGTCCATGCGCGAGTCGCTCGCGGCGACCGTCGAGGCGATCGACGAGCACGGACTCGACTGGCGCTTCACGCAGCCGCAAGGGGGGCCGTGCCTGTGGGTCGAGCTGCCTGACGGCGGGGTCGAGCGCTTCGCGTCCCGCGCGGCCGATGCGGGAGTCCCGGTCGCCCCGGCATCGGCCTTCGAGGTCGTGCCCGGCGCGGCGGGCGCGCACTTCCGGCTGCCGTTCTACCTGCCCCCGGAGGAGATGCGCCTGGGCGTCAAGGTGCTGGCCCAGCGCGCCGCGTAG